One part of the Thermodesulfovibrio sp. 3462-1 genome encodes these proteins:
- the lysA gene encoding diaminopimelate decarboxylase has product MHFFTYRNGELFAEDVPVKELVKEFGTPLYIYSYGTLIRHIRAYEEAFCEIPHIICYAVKANSNLAILTLFAELGIGADIVSGGELFRALKAGIKPFRIVFAGVGKTEEEIEYALKNNILMFNVESELELYKINEIAKKLKKQARVALRINPDIDPKTHKYIATGLKTSKFGIPIAKAVEYYKVAKSLENIKIIGIHKHIGSQITETDAYVEALRKLLELYEKLAQADVDIEYIDIGGGLGITYKDEEPPHPKELANALIPLIKNQKGKLIVEPGRSIVGNAGILVTKVLYTKQTDVKNFIIVDAGMNDLMRPTLYGSYHEILPVTQGKRQKIVADVVGPICESGDFLAKDREIEKVSPGQYLAVMSAGAYGFSMSSNYNSRPRAAEVLVKGEQYALIRKRETYKDLIKNEIIPEDLL; this is encoded by the coding sequence GTGCACTTTTTTACTTATCGAAACGGAGAACTCTTTGCAGAGGATGTGCCTGTTAAGGAATTAGTAAAAGAGTTTGGAACTCCTCTTTATATTTATAGTTATGGCACTTTAATAAGACACATAAGAGCCTATGAAGAAGCCTTTTGCGAAATCCCGCACATTATATGCTATGCTGTAAAAGCAAATTCAAACCTTGCAATACTAACTCTTTTCGCTGAGCTTGGAATTGGTGCAGATATTGTATCTGGAGGAGAACTTTTCAGGGCATTGAAAGCAGGAATAAAACCTTTTAGAATCGTTTTCGCAGGAGTTGGAAAAACAGAAGAAGAAATTGAGTATGCACTTAAAAATAATATTCTTATGTTCAATGTGGAATCTGAATTAGAGCTTTACAAAATAAACGAGATAGCGAAAAAACTGAAAAAACAGGCAAGAGTTGCCTTAAGAATAAATCCTGATATTGATCCAAAAACACACAAATATATTGCAACAGGATTGAAAACAAGCAAATTCGGAATTCCCATAGCTAAGGCAGTTGAATACTACAAAGTGGCAAAGTCCCTTGAAAATATAAAAATAATCGGAATACATAAACACATTGGCTCACAGATTACAGAAACAGATGCTTATGTGGAGGCTCTGAGGAAACTCCTTGAACTTTATGAAAAACTTGCTCAGGCAGATGTGGATATAGAATATATTGACATTGGCGGTGGTCTCGGAATTACCTATAAAGATGAAGAACCTCCTCATCCAAAAGAGCTTGCAAATGCCTTAATTCCTTTAATTAAAAATCAAAAAGGCAAATTAATAGTTGAACCAGGCAGATCAATTGTTGGAAATGCCGGAATTCTTGTTACAAAAGTTTTATATACAAAACAAACAGATGTGAAAAACTTCATAATAGTTGATGCAGGCATGAATGATCTTATGAGGCCTACTTTATATGGCTCTTATCATGAAATTTTGCCAGTAACCCAGGGAAAAAGACAAAAAATTGTGGCAGATGTTGTTGGTCCAATATGTGAATCAGGCGATTTCCTTGCAAAGGATAGAGAAATTGAGAAAGTCTCTCCAGGACAATATCTTGCTGTAATGAGTGCTGGTGCTTATGGATTCAGCATGTCATCAAACTACAACAGCAGACCCAGAGCTGCTGAGGTCCTTGTAAAGGGTGAACAGTATGCATTGATAAGAAAGCGTGAAACCTATAAAGATTTAATAAAAAATGAAATCATACCGGAGGATTTGCTCTAA
- the dapF gene encoding diaminopimelate epimerase, translated as MNFVKMHGLGNDFILIDCLNQELTEPSQFAIKYCNRRFGIGADQLLLLYPSKIADFKMRIFNADGSEVEMCGNGIRCFAKYIWDRKLTDKEILEVETLAGIIKPRKIGELVQVDMGEPEFSPSKIPVDIEGEKAFDLILEISGWHARINCISMGNPHAVIFLDEEPKYFAVTKYGPLIENHPIFPKKTNVEFAYVKNSHEITMRVWERGAGETLACGTGACATAVAAMVKGLTEKKVTVHLLGGDLLIEWAEDGHIYMTGPAEEVFEGTVKVPQIG; from the coding sequence ATTAATTTCGTAAAAATGCATGGACTTGGCAATGACTTTATATTGATTGATTGCCTAAATCAGGAGTTAACTGAGCCTTCCCAGTTTGCCATTAAGTATTGTAATCGTCGTTTTGGAATCGGTGCTGACCAGCTTTTGCTTTTGTATCCTTCTAAGATTGCGGATTTTAAAATGAGAATTTTTAATGCTGATGGCTCAGAGGTTGAGATGTGCGGAAATGGAATAAGATGTTTTGCAAAGTATATATGGGATAGAAAATTAACAGATAAAGAAATTTTAGAGGTGGAAACGCTTGCTGGAATTATTAAACCCAGAAAGATTGGCGAGCTTGTTCAGGTTGATATGGGAGAACCTGAATTCAGTCCTTCAAAAATTCCAGTTGATATAGAAGGTGAAAAGGCTTTTGATTTAATCCTTGAAATCAGTGGATGGCACGCAAGGATAAACTGCATAAGCATGGGGAATCCTCATGCAGTTATATTTCTTGATGAAGAACCAAAATACTTTGCTGTTACAAAATATGGTCCACTGATTGAAAATCATCCAATCTTTCCAAAGAAAACAAATGTAGAATTTGCTTATGTAAAAAATTCGCATGAAATAACAATGCGCGTTTGGGAAAGAGGTGCAGGAGAAACCCTTGCCTGTGGAACAGGAGCCTGTGCTACTGCAGTTGCTGCAATGGTAAAAGGACTTACAGAGAAAAAAGTTACAGTTCATCTGCTTGGTGGAGATTTACTGATTGAATGGGCAGAGGATGGACACATTTATATGACAGGTCCTGCTGAGGAAGTTTTTGAAGGAACTGTCAAAGTTCCACAAATTGGCTGA